CTGTGAATATatgaatgaatggataaatGTTCCTACCATATTAATGGTCATCTACTTTGTCCTTTTAGATCAATTCCACTCTGGAACACCTGGCTGCCTTCAATATGGAAGAAGTCCATGAGGATGCCCCTTTGAAGTTTTTGGAACTGGTTCAGCTACTTCGTTTTATCAGCAATGAAACCCTAGATATGATCTGGCAGCAACAATACAGCAATGCAAGGTGCCTGTTCAATATGAATAAGGGAATTATGTTTAAAGAAAGCATCAGTACTGTTTCAATTGTTCCATTTTGATTTTTCAGCCACAGACCGTGGATCTTGGATGCTATCCCTGCCATTGGTAATGACAATTCTCTGAGATTCATCAAGGAAAAGATGCATGATCTGGAAACTACTGAAATTATTCAGGCTTTGATGGCATCAATTCAAATGGTGACAGCAACCAAACAAACCATCAAGCAGGTTGAGGTGAGTAACTCCAAAGAAATTATAGTTTGCAAGTAATTAACAAAGTAATTATGTAACGTATATCTATCACAGATAAAATCACGATGTGCTGCAGGGTAAAAGACTTACATATGGTTACAACAGAAGAGTCATGAACTGTTTCACATGTTTGTTATGCTGTTTCCAGGAACTGGCAGCTCGGGAAAGAATCCAGAAGAACCCAGTTCTGCGTGAGATCGTGTACCTTGGCTATGGAACAATGGTTTACAAATACATTGCTCAGAATGCTGATCACCCTCAAGAGCTGATCacagtaaaaatacttttttttaaatgttgcttcAAGATCACTTGCATATAATGTCTCTTAATGTGAGAGATGCACGATAATAATAAATGCTGgtgttttggtttcttttttttacagcccaTTTTGGATCGTCTTAACAGTGCTCAAGGGCAAGAGAAGGTCCTGTATTTTAAGGCTTTGGGAAATGCTGGTCATCCTGGTAGCCTGAAAGCAATTGAAAAGTCTCTGCTCAACCAAGACAGTTTGGCTGCACCTCAGCCAATCCAAGTTCATGCTGAAGCCATCATGGCTTTGAGAAACATTGCTAGGAGGGATCCCAAAAGGGTAAATTCTCAGCATTATTtaatttcacaatttttttctGAGAACTCCAGATTGAATTTGCTTTCTCTTCTGATTTAGGTTCAGCATCTGGCTTTGCAGCTGTACAAGGACACACGTCTTCACCCAGAGCTTCGTTCACTTGCATGTGTTGTGCTGTTTGAGGCAAGGCCTCAGATTAGTTTGATATTGTCCATTGCTGCAAGTgtgcaaacagaaaagaacctgcaggtAGCCAGCTTCACTTACTCTCACATGAAGTCTTTGACCAGAAATACCATCCATGCCTCAGTGTAAGAGCTCCTCTCAAGTTCCACATTATTCTAATCAATTCTTCATGCACATTTACTCAGtatgtctttcttttcattgcAGTGCTGCTGCTTGTAATATTGCCATCAAAATCCTGGGCCCAAAACTGGAGAGACTGTGCTTCCGTTACAGCAGAGTCACATATGTGGACAGCTATAACAGTAAGGCAAATGCAGTGTTGTTGAAGGCAAAAATGCATCAAGTATAATGTATATTATAGTTACTGCTAATAATGGGGTCTTGTGAACTCTTTGTCAGGCAACCTCATGCTTGGTGCTGCTGCCAGTGCCTTCTACTTCAATGATGTTGCCTCACTACTGCCAAGATCAGTGGTGGCAAAGACCAGTGCCTACTTTTCTGGAGTTTCTGCTGATGTTTTggaggtttattttatttatttttttaacttagaTACTAAATGAGCAGTCTTGAATAGTCATGACTATTAAATATTCAATAACTAATGTGaagattttcattttaacattatttttcCCAGGTCGGAGTAAGAAATGAGGGACTGCAAGAATATCTGATGAAAAACCCTGAACTTCTTGAAAATACTGACAGGATCACCAAGATGAAGCGTGCCATCAAAGCTGTAAGCAGCAGATCACTACCTCCCTTCCTAATTGACAAAATATGTTTCCAGGATGAAATGCAGCAGGGTATTGATcggctgtgttgtgtgtttgctctATCCACAGCTCTCTTACTTGAGATCACAGCCCACAAGCCAGCCATTGGCCTCCATTTATTTCAAGCTCTTTGGACAAGAAATAGCCTTTGCTAACTTTGACAAATACTCGATTGATATGGTATGGGTGTGGTTCAAAGGACTTGTCATCAACAACAGCAGTTTAATCAAGATTTTGCAAGATAATAGTTTTTACTATATATTTCTCCTTTACAGATTGCCAAACTTGCTGTTCAACGATGGAAAGAAATTTTCAATCCATGGTCCTGCCACTATACAAAGTCTCTCCTGGCCACCGAAGTGCGACGCATCCTGCCTTCAGCAGCTGGTTTTCCACTGGAGTTCAGCCTGtacactgctgctgtggctACTGCAAATATTAACGGTGACAACAGCATTTTAGCTTGATTAATCTCACATCCATGTCAACTCTCAACTGCTTGCTGTATTTTAGTTTAGCTTAGTTTAGCTTAGTTTAGTTTAAGCATGCTTGCTTTAAAAGAATTCCCTGTCTTCTGATTGTATGGCTAAAATGTGGCAAGCATTGCAATGCAAAACTTGatcatgtgtttgtttccacagtCAGTCTCACCGCAAATCCAGCGCTGCCAAAAGATTTCCAACTTCCTCACCTGCTGATGACTAAGTTACAATTGGACACTAAAATCAAACCTAGGTAGGTCAAATATCAAGCCCAAAAtttgatgaacacacacaaaaacaaaaatgtttcacaaaaaaaaacttgtaaatattgtttgtttttttttcctagtgTTGCCTTGAACTCATTTGTTGTGATGGGGGTGAACTCTGAGAAACTCCAGGCTTCCCTTGTGTTAAGAGCTAAGTTCAACTCTACTGTGCCAGCCCATGTCAAAGCCAGACTTGACTACAATGATGGCAACTTTGCGATTGAAGCTCTTCCTGTTAATGTGCCTGAAAACATTGCAGAAGTGCGGTAAGTCTACAATTGCTTTTCCATACAATCGTGAAATATCACATCTAAACATTACAAAGCTATAGACCTCTACATTTATGTTACTACCCAACAGAGTTGAGACTTTTGCTGTGGTGAGAAATATCGAGGACGCTGGTTCTGAAAGAGTCACTCCTATAATCGACACTCAAGTTTTGAGAAATGGTTTGAGAGACACTTCTTCTTCTCGTGCTTCTAGTGAGgtcagtttatttttcttatatgAATATAACTGTGTAGACATTTGCtcagaagaaataaaaatgttgtttcTTCCCTTGTAGTCAAAATCCTCAGAAATACTTCCGCAATACTACTACACTGCCAAGTCCTCCATGAGAGTCTCTGAATCTAACAAGAGGTACTGTCAGTGCGGTGCTGGGCTGAAGGCCTGcatcaaaatgaaagcagaaaggGCTCTTCTCAACAAAGAAAAGATCCTGAATGCACTGGTTGGAAGATACTTTGCTGCCCTTTCCTTCAGACAAAGTAAGCAGTGTGCAAATATTTGCGCAATTTTAAGAAGACCAGATTGATTATAAATTGCAATAATTTGAATTGTTTCAGCTGACGGTGATGTTCAGAAACTGGAAATGGAACTTCAGTTGGGACCAAAGGCTGTGGAGAAGATTATTACAAGGATTAACCTGGATGGAGATAGTGATCCAAAACCAGTGTTGTCGAAGCTCAAGAAAATCCTGCTTCCTTCAAATcgcacctcttcctcctctcagtccAGTAGCTCTAGTTCACTTTCTCGAACCAGCTCTAAATCAAGAtccagcagtagcagcagcagcaaagtcagtagcagtagcagcaacagcaacagcagcagcagcagcagcagcagtagcagcagtaggagtaaaagcagcagcagcagcgtcagtagcagcagcagcagcaacagcagcagaaagagaagcagaagcagcagcagcagcagcagcagcagcagcagcagcagcagcgtcagtAGCAGcggcagtagcagcagcagcaggaacagcagcaggaagaggagaggtAAAGCTCCCAGATTTGTCACAAGGTCTTCCAAGTCCAGCTCTGCCTCAAGCATTGCATCTCTGTTCAGTGGtagttcaagttcaagttctTCTCGTGCCAGTGTCCATGTCTCAAGGGTAAGTagtttttttctcacaaaaatatttctttattcaACAGGCCAGTGTACAGGCTAACTAAAGCATTTCTTTTCAGCAGCAGAATGCTCAGCCAAAATTCCGTAAGAACCATCAAAAGAGGGTATGCCTTTGTTGTGTTTCAACCTTGATCAGACATTCTAAACTCTGAGTTTTTGTGGTAGTATTGAACTCACAAGTGTTGCTCTTGCAGGCTCGCTATCCTCAAGTTAACTCTGCAGTCTCCTCTAAAGGCAGTAGTAGTGACTCCAGCTTTGAGGCTGTGCACAAACAGGTAAAATGTGACAGTAGTGTCTTGAATCTTCCAGCCAGTTATTAGTTTTTGCCATGTTCTCCCGCAAATTAACACTTATTGTCTCCACAGAACAATTTGCTTGTCCGTGACCGTGCTCCCTTCCTTACCGCGACCTTCCGTGTCGTTAGAACTGACAAAAGAATGCAAGGACATCAAATCACTGTCTACTTGGCCAGTGACGCTGCTAGCCTTAAGATTGTTGTTGCTGCCTTGGCTGCTGATAACAACTGGAGACTCTATGCCGATGGTGTTGTGTTAAGCCAGCACAAAGCCGCAGTAAGACACTGTCTTGTTCATTTCTCAGTCCTTAGATTAAGCATACTAGGAAAAAAAACTAGCAATAATGTTattaattgttttgtttcttaaaaGGCAAGAATCACCTGGGGATCATATGGAAGGCAGTATGATGTCATGATtacagctgaatctggttccatTGAATTAAACCCTGCAGCTCGCCTCAGAGTGTCCTGGAGATCACTTCCTTCTGCTGTTGAAAGATACACCAAAATGTATGCCACTTCATAGACACTGTTTGAACACTGCACCGTACAAtctatatatatttgtataatATTTGAAAATTGTGTCACAGGGGCATGGAATACGTTCCTGTTAAAATGCTGCGTGATTTGATGCGAGTCACTGATAAAAGTGCCACCAAGAAGTTCACCTTTGCAATGGTTGCAACATCCGAAACGACTGTTGACCTAATTTGGAAAGCCGTAAGATTAGACAAGCTCTTTACTCACAGAATGACATCATAAATCTTCCTGTTTTTGATAATAATAGATAATCATTCTGTCTACAGAGGACAACCTACAAGATGAGTCTGAATCTGCCCATCACTGTGCCACTTCACAACAATGCCTCTTTTACCGACGACCTCACAGTGGGAAACCTTCACAACATGCTTACCAGGGTTGGCGCAGGTAATGGCTCACATCGCTCATTTTATACAGCGACTGCAAGTTTTACGCAatgactgaaattaaaatgcatctttttctCAACAGCTAAATGCCAAATTAAAGGAAACTTATTGAAAACATTCAACAATGCTAGCATCACCACCATAGAACCTGTCAACTGCAACCAGCTTTTGGCAAAGGACTGCACTGAGGAGTCTAAATTCTTGGTTTTTATGAAGACCAGTCCTGAGGGATACAGGGGCATCAATATTAAAGTGGCTGATATGTAAGAAGTCACTAAAGACAACATAGAAACTCTTTAACTGTGCCAAAAATTTTGTAAACTTGCCTAACATTTGCATTTGTCCACTTTCAGAGATATTGACATCAACCAGAGACGTAAAGACATCGTGTTGGCAGTCAACGGAAACCGAATTCCACTGAGCAACCTTCCATACCAACATCCCATAGGTTTATATTGAATGTCTTGATCTTgttcaattatttttattttgtaaaatataaaaaatgtaaatcttttttatttatttatgctgACTTCAGCTGAAGCACCCATACGTCATAGcttattttctgtctctgtaACAGTCACAATAGTCTTGAAATCACAGTCATCCAATCCTGCATGAATATTTAAGGATTCTGATGACAGTTTGTTTAACTCCAGCTAGGCAAATAATgagttctttctttgtttcagatCTGGTCAGAATCGAGAAAAGGGGTGATGGTGTTGTCGTGTCTGCATCCAGACATGGTCTCAGCGAAGTCTACTTTTCCGAGGACATGATTGAGGTGAAGGCAATGCTCACCATGATTCTCATGGCGTTGACTACGAGGCTTCAATTCAAGTGTGATTTGACAATTTGTGGTATTCTATGCTAAATTGCAATGCAGGTTAGAGTTGCTGACTTCATGAGAGGAAGCATCTGTGGAGTGTGTGGGAAGGCTAATGGGGAAGTCAGACAGGAGTTTCGCTCTTCCAATGGACGTTTGAGCAGCAATGGTGTCAGCTATGCTCATTCCTGGACTCTGCCTGCTGAGAGCTGCCACGACAACAGTGGTGAGTTTCAAAATTTGTTGGTAgcaatgggttttttttttttaatgaatacaCTTTATTTCCCAGCTAACAGATATGACTGTATTGTGACTGCATTTAACAGAAGGAGGTCTTGAAAGGAAGGGAGAGTACAGTGATTCCTTCAGCAACTAATTCATCCACATTGTTTTCTTAGAGTGCCGTCTGAGGCACGAATCTGTGCAACTTCAGAGGCAGGTGATCCTGAATGGCAAAGATTCCCAGTGCTTCTCTGTTGAGCCAGTGCTGCGGTGCTTGCCTGGCTGCTACCCAGTGAGGACCACCCCTGTCACTGTTGGGTTCTACTGTGCATCTCCTGGTGAGTCtcacaaatgattaaaaaataggCATAATGTTGGTTCAGGTTAaaaaacttgtgaaaaaaaaaagttgagtgaAAAAAATAGCTTCTGATGCCTCTGCTCTCTTCACTTCTGCAGGTTCTATCCTGAGTACGAGCAGGATCTATGAGAGCAATGTGGACctgacagaggaaacagaggctCACCTGGCCTGCAGTTGCAATGCTCAGTGTGCCTAAAAATGTttcctgtcaatcacttacatCATGTGTATGTTTCAAATCTAATCTTCAATAAACTGCATCCCAAAACCCATTTGTTGAACATGTTATTATTTAAATGGGCATGATTTGAGTTGTCAGTGTGCAACAATTTCAAAGGGAAAATGCTTTCTGAACCAACAATTCATGTTAGCTCTGAGTATGCAACACTATACAAgtaccaaaaaacaaaagaggaatacattaaaaattaaTTCTCCTGTCACCTTCACAGATCTGAACACATATGGTCATCACTTCACAATAACACCAGagaagttttaaaaaagaaagaacttaaaaaaataattttagaaaaaaatatttaaaaaaaaatatgtagtCACtcaaataaattattcatccaacctttttcttctttaaaagaTTAAATGAATAGATTAAAATACCTCTGCACGACTGTAACAAAATCACTCACTGAATCTTTTGCAAAATACTTCGCACCAGTACGCTGTGAATTCGACTTAGCTAGGTGGTGCACTATCCCTTCATCACAACTGGGTCATATCGATCTGATCAAAATCTCAATATTtccatattttctttatttctttgaacATGCTCCAGTACCGGAGTGATGATGGCCTATTGGCGGAGCATCTGCCTCATAACCGGGCTGTTGTGGGTTCACATCCTGGCCGGGTCGTACCAAAGACCTTAAAAATGTTACATACTGCCTTCTAGTCATGTGCTCGGCAAATATAGAACAGGGTAGGGGgtcgaacacacagagctaccagaggtctAACCCCCTCCACTGTagctttcactactcacagtagtagctgtgtggcctggggttatGAAACGAAGATAGGCGCCACCTAATGCACTTGTGCatagggagactttgactttgactttttttgatGCTCCAGTGTTCATctgcaaatctttttttctgtactgGAATCAAAAACTCCAATTGGCGCAGTAAACAAGCTTGTATAAAAATGATCAACTCCCCAACATCAAAAATCACTCGGGAGGTTTGGTCTTGATAGAACTTGGCAATACAACTGGGCAAGTAACTTCAACACAATCATTTTCTGGAATGCTCCTAATTACACCCTATGGACGTGCAAGGAACTAGCTTCCTCACGTGTTATATTATGGTCAGCGATGTGCTCACAGCTACCTCCATCAACAAGCAAAGTAACACAGAATCCAACTGGTTCTCAGACCTTGAAAATTTGGTGTCATTTTGGGAGAAACTGGGCCTTCACTCTCAATCAAAACAATCCATACTTTATTGAGACCTTTCATTTCTTCTATCCTGTTCTGAGTCAGTCTTTAAATCTTTTTCAAATAAGGTTCTGCTCATCCTTGATGATCTACGTATATACTGATGGTATTTCCCTTCATTTGCAAActtatcaaaaagaaaaagaaatcattttccCTCAGTTTCATTGATTCTTTTTCTTCCAGATTTCTAatcgccccccccccagagACTCTGTTGGGCTCCCTCAAAACAACACCAAAGTCCCTAACCTCAACCTTATACGACTCAATTTTCAGGATGAAACTGACCTCCTGAAGTTCCTTAAGGCCTGTCTGGAACCGGGACCCTGGGATCAGAGTCTCTGCTGAACAATGAGATTGTATCCTCAAGCTTGTTCATACGTCTGCTATATGCACTCAGCACAAACTCCTACAATGCAAGATCCCACACAGGAGCCACTTCACTAATGTGCGAGATCAGCTAAGATTTATCCAGACAGAACTGCCTCCTGCAATCGATGCAAACTCTCACCGgttgatcacacacacatggtttGGTCATGCCCCAAACTTACTGAATTTTGCTTTGCCATCTTTGATACTTTGGGAACGATCCTCTGTAGTTCACTGAACCTTGACCACCTCGTCTCTATTTTCGGATTGCTCAAGGCACTCGGCTGGTCCAAACCCTTGTAACACATACTAACTTTTACCACCATTTTCTGGAATAATTTGTCTCCACCTACAGAGACATTTTGTAGTAAATAAGTACAATATATTTACATAGCACCTgtaacaagtaaaaaaaaaaaaaagtgctttacagtggATACAATAAGACACAAAAACATTGTTAAATTAAAAAGATGTCATTATTTAATTGATGAAAGTTGTCATTTAGCCATTCTTTGATTTCTTACAGGCAACCTTTTAAGCAAGACAATTTTTGCAATACACAAACTGaatatcatcagcataaagaTAATATGAAATGGTGTTATAACGTCTTATGATTTGGCCAAGAGGGAATATATATAGCAGAAAGAGCATTGGACTGAGGACAGATTCCTGGGGTACTCCAACAGGGCAGGTCTGCTATACTGGACATCACTCAGTTTAGAACAACACTAAAAGTTCTGTCTGTTTATCATAATGTTGTGGTCTATCGAAGTAAGAGGAGAGATGCAGTACAACCCAGACTGTGTGCTCCCCAGAGTTAGCCTTCATCAGAATGTCTCTAGAGACTTTTACTAAAGCAGCCTTTATAGAATGCAGTTGGgaaaatcagactgaaaaatATCAATCACATTGGTGCTTGTCAGGGAGTTATTTAGTTACCTGGCACCTTTTTTCCCCTAAATTTTTGACATGAAAGGCAGTttggatattggtctgtagCTATTTGGCTGAGAGGGATCTCTGAGCCAGTATGTAGAGAGATATTGAACATTTCCACAACACAGGATCCAATGGAGTCAAGAGGTTAGTATGGAGGACATCAAGAGGACCTGAAATTGGTTTAATCCAGCCAAGTAGATCAGTGATGTGTTGTATAGGAGCAAAACGAGGACCAGGTATCAGAATTACAGAAGTTTCAGGCATTTTGAAGGCTTGATGGGAAAACAGCTGAGCTGATGGTAGCAAccttatttacaaaaaagagcaaaaacccATTTGTCTCAGACTTAGTGCACACGGGGGCATAGGGAATATCAGGGGAGACAATCTTCCTGATGCGCTCAACAAGATattaagatttttctttttgtagcTATAAGATTAGCTAAGCATTTTGTTCTGGTGTCCTTCAGCATGTCATTAaggaaatatattgaaataatgGTGAATATAATTCATTCCTCTTAATATATACACATCTCTTGTGATGTCTATtttctgatgtgatttttttttttgtctaactGGAGATGATGGCAGGTGTACATATGTGCTTGCACTTCTTTGTAATACCATAACtgtatgaggaaaaaaagagcatttcAGTTAAATTTTATTGCATATTCAAACAATACAATAAACACTTATTGCACTACACAGTGAGCATTACTAAACACAGCTACAACACGACGGAGCCAATTCTTTCTCAACCAAATTGCTGTTCATGTGTTTGACATTTTCCATGCATGGACAAAGTATTTATCTCGTTAAAAACTGAGTACAAGATGATCTCTTACAATACTAAGCATGTTTTTGCACAACAACAATGGCAAAAATGATAAAAGTAGCAATACTTGTTCTTCTATGGCCTTGACACACATGATCTATATATAGTCAAAAAGTCTGAAATATAAGCAGTCACATTCCGAAAGTAGTATTGTTTATCAAAGTTGTAAAGACTTTACAGTGAATCAAAACCATTATATTGGGCCAGATGTACTTATTTTCAGGCAGTGAGAAACTATTATAGAATATTACAGGCTGCgtgaaagagaaaaataataGTCATATGTGAATAcagcttctttatttattttgagtaaaaaaaaaaacattgtgtgaattaatttgatttttgcTACTGTTTTGTTTACACTGAGCTGCATATTTTAAGTCTAAAATATTTTCTGGCATGGTACCAGATTTGATTTCAACACAAGGAAtacacatttcaggtttttagaAACCAAACCTTAATCCAAATCATTTGCCATTACAGTGTGCTACCTTTCTGTTCTATACGTTGATTTTATgtatggtctacacttatatatagcacttttcctctgcattagcagaccccaaagcgctttacactgcattagcacatctacccattcacactcacattcacacaccagtggtggcGGTACAAGTTAGATATTTGAGATCTTTTTCAATATACattataaatttaaaaaaacaaaacattgtcgtcatcatcatcatcatcatcatcatcatcatcatcatcatcatcagggaCCGAGGTCGCCAGACAAAAACTGtgttctttttaattaattattaaattTACAGTCATTATATGATTTGAATTTCAAACACCTTACTACAGTATTTGCACAAAGCAGTTCACTTGAACACATATCAGCTCTACAAACATGCACTGAATTTTTTCCACAATTAAACTTCTAGTCACTAACTGGTACGGGGACGACTCTAGACTCAGATGCTCGGACCAGAGGGTCAGTGTGACCATTCTTTTTTGCTTCAAGCCACCATGTTGTCATATCGCCTTTGCCCTGTTGGGTTAGGAGAATTGGGAAGAATGAGCAGAGCAAAGGGTGAATCAAACAGAGAATCATATTGAGAATTAAATGTGACTTTGAATTAATACTGTAGTGCTtgcctgaccccccccccccccccctcccccacacacacacacacacaaaaattgGGCAGACAGCAAATCTCTCTAtttttccctctgttttcttttttattttgtttgttttttcagaggtCTTTTCCAGACAGTTTATGGATTGATCTATTGAGTTTTGAAAGACACTAAGGTCGAGAATGCACCACTCAGAATTAATCGTGCCCTAATTTAGAATAATTTGAAAGGATTTGTGAATACATATCAGCACGCTTTGGTGATATGTGTTTTGAAAccaaataaaacagtaaaagtcACTAACATAGCTAAGAATGAACTGAGGGCAATGCCACTGTCGGGCTTGTTACGCCATCCTCttgtgaagcagaaaaaaacctgcagaaatcctaagttttgttgtaatttctttatttttaataaatgatcTTCAGCCAtaggtagaaaaaaaacccaataggTCTGAACGCCCTTATTTTCATAAACAGATCTTTTGATGGACTTCCTCAAAAAAGTTGctcatgagattttttttttctttcttctctttattaattaaattaaaagtcAACCTGTGTTTTACTAAATACAAATTGTGCCACACATGAATGCTTATGATTTACCTTCACATTCAGGGTTCCTCTGCAGGTCAGTATGTAACCTTTAAGGGTGTGAAGTAAATCCGCTGTTGCACCGCTCACCTGGATCTTCAAGGCTGTGGTAAAGACAGGGATGTCTGCGTCATACCGTGCTGGAGACAAAACCTGCTGTTTGATGAGTCAACTGAACTTCAATGTTGAAGACATAATCTTGATATTTCTTATTGGTCTCATAATATTAGGATATTTCATAAAGAAGACTGAAAGCTTATTACTGCATTGCGACAGAGGGTAATTCCTGTGTATACACCATATCTGTACTCATTTGGTAAACATCCCTTTAATATATCATCTTTGTAATGACAATATTTTAATGACTATGGCTGACAATACTTCACATTAAAgacaatatttcatatttttacctTAAGATCTATTAAGCTTAACACAATGTCACTGACATGTTGGTATAAAGCAAT
The window above is part of the Salarias fasciatus chromosome 23, fSalaFa1.1, whole genome shotgun sequence genome. Proteins encoded here:
- the LOC115382041 gene encoding vitellogenin-1-like, with product MRAVVLTLFLAFVAGERLTPHFNPNEIYEYKYETSLLSGLPEKGLARAGLKLRGKVLISAANEMYMLKLEDAEILEYSGNWPNSSYKRAEKLTSALAKELIFPIKFAYKGGNVKNISVPEGMSNFTTNIFRGILNVIILDIKKTQSVYEMQEAGTQGVCKTLYTLSEHGENPDMIHLSKTRDMTQCQKSVYQSMGLAYTEKCEKCQEFSKNLRSAAIYSYILNRQQDHVQIMNVSVTEVIQFSPFSEAKGEAQMETRQFLSFLKTQKGQITSQAKYLPTGLAYKFSNESLQAPLQLIKTDNLERQINSTLEHLAAFNMEEVHEDAPLKFLELVQLLRFISNETLDMIWQQQYSNASHRPWILDAIPAIGNDNSLRFIKEKMHDLETTEIIQALMASIQMVTATKQTIKQVEELAARERIQKNPVLREIVYLGYGTMVYKYIAQNADHPQELITPILDRLNSAQGQEKVLYFKALGNAGHPGSLKAIEKSLLNQDSLAAPQPIQVHAEAIMALRNIARRDPKRVQHLALQLYKDTRLHPELRSLACVVLFEARPQISLILSIAASVQTEKNLQVASFTYSHMKSLTRNTIHASVAAACNIAIKILGPKLERLCFRYSRVTYVDSYNSNLMLGAAASAFYFNDVASLLPRSVVAKTSAYFSGVSADVLEVGVRNEGLQEYLMKNPELLENTDRITKMKRAIKALSYLRSQPTSQPLASIYFKLFGQEIAFANFDKYSIDMVWVWFKGLVINNSSLIKILQDNSFYYIKSLLATEVRRILPSAAGFPLEFSLYTAAVATANINVSLTANPALPKDFQLPHLLMTKLQLDTKIKPSVALNSFVVMGVNSEKLQASLVLRAKFNSTVPAHVKARLDYNDGNFAIEALPVNVPENIAEVRVETFAVVRNIEDAGSERVTPIIDTQVLRNGLRDTSSSRASSESKSSEILPQYYYTAKSSMRVSESNKRYCQCGAGLKACIKMKAERALLNKEKILNALVGRYFAALSFRQTDGDVQKLEMELQLGPKAVEKIITRINLDGDSDPKPVLSKLKKILLPSNRTSSSSQSSSSSSSKVSSSSSNSNSSSSSSSSSSSRSKSSSSSVSSSSSSNSSRKRSRSSSSSSSSSSSSSSVSSSGSSSSSRNSSRKRRGKAPRFVTRSSKSSSASSIASLFSGSSSSSSSRASVHVSRARYPQVNSAVSSKGSSSDSSFEAVHKQNNLLVRDRAPFLTATFRVVRTDKRMQGHQITVYLASDAASLKIVVAALAADNNWRLYADGVVLSQHKAAARITWGSYGRQYDVMITAESGSIELNPAARLRVSWRSLPSAVERYTKMGMEYVPVKMLRDLMRVTDKSATKKFTFAMVATSETTVDLIWKARTTYKMSLNLPITVPLHNNASFTDDLTVGNLHNMLTRVGAAKCQIKGNLLKTFNNASITTIEPVNCNQLLAKDCTEESKFLVFMKTSPEGYRGINIKVADIDIDINQRRKDIVLAVNGNRIPLSNLPYQHPIDLVRIEKRGDGVVVSASRHGLSEVYFSEDMIEVRVADFMRGSICGVCGKANGEVRQEFRSSNGRLSSNGVSYAHSWTLPAESCHDNSECRLRHESVQLQRQVILNGKDSQCFSVEPVLRCLPGCYPVRTTPVTVGFYCASPGSILSTSRIYESNVDLTEETEAHLACSCNAQCA